In Pedobacter sp. WC2423, the following are encoded in one genomic region:
- the nudK gene encoding GDP-mannose pyrophosphatase NudK, which translates to MIDNIRIINTELLSDNWYTLKKITYQYSLKDGTIQTQDREAYDRGNGAVILLYNKEQQTVILTRQFRLPTYINGNESGLLIEACAGLLDKDNAEDCIKRETEEETGYQVTEVRKIFEAYMSPGSVTEILYFFIAAYTKDMKIHEGGGLAHEQENIEVLELSIDQAMTMIANGEIKDGKTIMLLQYVKLHQII; encoded by the coding sequence ATGATTGATAACATAAGGATAATAAACACAGAACTTCTTTCTGATAACTGGTATACGCTTAAAAAGATAACTTACCAATATTCATTGAAAGATGGTACGATACAAACACAAGACAGAGAGGCATACGATCGGGGAAATGGCGCAGTAATTTTATTGTATAACAAAGAACAACAAACTGTTATCCTGACCCGGCAGTTCAGACTGCCAACTTATATCAATGGAAATGAATCCGGATTACTGATTGAGGCCTGCGCCGGATTATTAGATAAAGACAATGCAGAAGATTGTATCAAAAGAGAAACAGAAGAAGAAACCGGATATCAAGTAACTGAAGTACGCAAAATATTTGAGGCTTATATGTCACCGGGTTCAGTGACAGAAATTTTGTACTTTTTTATTGCAGCTTACACCAAAGACATGAAAATACATGAAGGTGGTGGGTTAGCACATGAGCAGGAAAATATCGAAGTACTGGAACTTTCTATTGACCAGGCAATGACTATGATAGCTAATGGAGAGATTAAAGACGGAAAAACAATTATGTTACTGCAATATGTAAAACTTCACCAGATCATATAG
- a CDS encoding HAD family hydrolase: protein MKKFDAIIYDLDDTIFPTGTITKEVVKPVLEAIVNHNNGTLTEDKLQNALEDCYRHSLRDVAMLYGFNAKMYGEAVKAFSALKIDYPLQTYPDYPYLKQIPGLRFLVTSGYTGFQQLKISNLGIDKDFQEILIHDNEKSSFLGKAELFLQIQEKYKLKAENVMVIGDNPVSEIAAGNHLGMVTVQVLRSGVIKDETAKYHIADFNKLLLDHFTDK from the coding sequence ATGAAGAAATTCGATGCTATAATTTATGATTTGGATGACACTATTTTCCCTACAGGAACAATTACCAAAGAAGTTGTAAAACCTGTTTTAGAAGCCATTGTTAATCATAACAATGGAACACTTACTGAAGATAAGTTACAAAATGCATTAGAAGACTGCTACAGACATTCACTCAGGGATGTGGCAATGTTGTATGGATTTAATGCAAAAATGTATGGGGAGGCCGTAAAAGCCTTCTCTGCTTTAAAAATAGATTACCCTTTACAAACCTATCCGGACTATCCTTACCTCAAACAAATTCCGGGTCTCAGATTTTTGGTAACTTCCGGTTATACTGGATTTCAGCAACTCAAAATCAGCAACCTGGGTATTGACAAAGATTTTCAGGAAATATTGATTCATGACAATGAAAAGAGCAGTTTTCTTGGAAAGGCAGAACTGTTTCTGCAAATTCAGGAGAAATATAAACTTAAAGCCGAAAATGTTATGGTAATTGGCGACAATCCGGTTTCTGAAATAGCTGCTGGCAACCACCTGGGAATGGTAACCGTACAAGTGTTAAGATCAGGAGTGATTAAAGACGAAACTGCAAAATATCACATAGCGGATTTCAATAAACTTTTGCTTGATCATTTCACCGATAAATGA